In Paenibacillus sonchi, the genomic stretch ATTGAGGTTTGCAAACAAAACAGCTGCAACCTTAAGCATGCTGATTCTGCTGCTGATGATCACAGTCACAGCTTACGCGGCCTCAGAATATATTCAGATCCGCAATAAAGCGGGTAAGGTCAAGGTTCAGCATTTTGCGCCCGACCTGAAGCCGCAGGGGGTTGCTGCCCGTTACAAGTATGAGTGGAAGCTGATGGATTTTGCCAAGCCGGGTGAGCAGATTGCCTATTATTTCAGAGGGGAGCCGCTCTCTGAGGGAACGGGCAGCCTGCTGCAGTTTGCCTACAAGGAGCAGCGGATAACAGACTATTCCGCTTTTCTCGAACAGATGAAACGGAAGAACTCGCCTGTTGTGCTCCCCGGGACAGCCGGAGAGTATGCTTTTAAATATGGCACAATGTATCCCAGATATCCTACAAAGGCAGAGCTGAACAGCAGCCCGTTCTACCGTCAGACATTAAGCGGGCTGATTGACGAGGCGAAACAGGATCAGAAGCGGAATCTGTTCATGAAGGCGGTACCTTGGACTGAAGCGGGAGGTGTGCAGGTGAAATATACCAGGCAAGGAGCTTTTATCGATCTTAGTGCCACCCTGCTTCATGGGGGCGAAGTGCAGGTATATCAGGAGCCGGGAAATAAGCCGGAGAAGCTCAAGGCAGAAGGCCGGGATATAGTCTACAATCATGTGGACAGGCCGGATATCAAGCCGGGTTTCAGCTACCATTATCTGAACTGGTACAACGAAGCGCAGGATGCGTATTATAGGCTTACCACTTATGGGGACCGGATATTGACCAAAGAGCAGCTGCTGAAGCTGGCGGGAGAGTTGATAAAGGGCGGGTTGTAGGGGGCTCATGGATCGCCTCATGGATCGCCTCATGGAGACAGAGCGCAGCAATGTCCTAAACTTATAGAGCTATAGACATATAAGCATAAAACATCCCCGACTTCCACAAGCGCGGAAAGCCGGGGACGTTTATTTAGACCTTCTTTTGCACTCAGCGGTGGAACACCTCTCCTGTGCATCTTACTGCCCGCTGTCTCCCGGTACTTCACAGTCGTAAGAATCCGTATTCGGATTCTCTGCCAGCTCGCGGAAGTGGCGGAGCTTATAGCGGATAACCTCTTGAGTCTCTTGAAGCTTAGCGATCTCGCGGGCGATTTGGTCATTGTGGGCCTCTAACAGAGTATATCGTTCAGATAGGGTGCTATCCCCCTGGTGGGTCAGTTCCAGATAATGCCGCATTTCTTCCAGGGTCATCCCGGTAGCTTTCAGGCGCAGCAGAAAACGGATGCCGAGAATCTGGTCCTTGCTGTATTGCCTATGGCCGTTAGGTTTACGGTCAGCATAGGGCAGCAGACCAATGCGCTCATAATAACGTATCGTATCCTCAGTCAGGCCGGTCAGTTCAGCAGCTTGGCTGATGGAAGTGACGGTCTCCGGAATGTCCTGCGTGGTGATATCCATGGAAACCTCCTTGAGTAATGTTACCAAGGAACTTCTCCATTCTCATCAAAAAATCCTCCTGTCGGCCCGTCTGCATCCAGTGTAGCCAGACGTACGGCAATGCCCGCCCCTTGTTGTACGGTGCGTTGGCCGGTGAAGCCATTGAGATCGGTTGCGGTAAAGCCGGGATCGGCCGAATTGATTTTCAGCGCAGTATCCTTGAATTCCTTGGCAAAAGCAACAGTAGCCATGTTAACGGCTGCTTTGGAGCTATTATAGGCAAGCAGATTAAACTGTACATGCTCGTGATCGGGATCGCTGTTGAAGGTCAAGGACCCCAGGCCGCTGGACATGTTAACAATCCGGCCTGCAGGAGATTGCAAGAGCAGTGGAAGCATAGCCTTAGTTACGGCAATCGTACCGAAAAAGTTGGTTTCGAACGTTGCTCTAAGGTCATTCATCGGCAACTGGCTTGGAGCAGCGCCGCCTCCAAGGGAGATGCCCGCATTGTTAATTAGAACATCCAGGCATGAGTAATCCTTAGCAATAGTCTGCGATGCGGCTGCAATACTATTTTGATCCTGCAGATCAAGCTGGACAAAGTGTGCAGAGATGCCTTCCTTTTCCAAAGCGGCTGCAGCTTCGCCGCCCCGCCGCTCATCCCGTGAGCCGATCAGAATTCTATGCCCGAGGACTCCGAGCTGCCGGGCCGTCTCGTAGCCAATGCCTTTATTTGCACCAGTGATCAGAATGGTTGTTGGTTGTGTCATTCCCTATGTCCCCTTTTCCTTTTTCAAATTACGGTGGCCACCTGCCATGAATGTACTACTTGGAGTATGCTCAAAGTCAAGGAACAAATTTTAAATAAATTCATCTGCGAGGGGCAGCATGGCGTTAGGCGTTAATTAGGGATTAGGGAGGAGGCAAAGGGAATAAGAGATAAAAAAGGATGGAGGGCAGACAATGAGAGGAGGAGCAGGAAGAGGAGAGAAAGAGGAAGAGCTAGTAGGGAAATGAAGAGGAGCCGCCTGTTGGCATGTGGTTCTAGATCGATCGTCGGGAGTGTCTATTTTAATCGATGGGGATGTGGAGAACTGCGGCTGCGGGATTATTCCAGCTGAACTTGAGCATGAGAGCTTCGGGGACTATTCGCCTGGCCTAACCAAGAAGTCCATGTATCTAACTTTGGCTACGTAGCTCACTCCGTTTAAGTGGAAAAAGTATCACTAATCCGGGCCCAGCCGATCTGAAAATAAATTTAGTGGGAAAAAGTACCACTAATTCAGCTAAAAGTGGCCGTATGGGGCTAAATTGCCTGGATTAGGTGGAGAAATTCCCACTAATCCTCTCTGCGGTGCGGATTTTGGCAAATTAGGTAGAGAAATTCCATTTAACTTTTAGCTCGGTATAATTGTGTGGGAGATTTCGCCATAAGGAGTTCCTGCGAAAACAGTAGGTAATGTTGTTATAGAGCGAGAGGGATACAAGGACATTACAACTGTCCTTGTATCCCTCTTTGATGAGATTATCCCTATATTTTGTGTCGCAAAGCTACCCTTCCAGCAGCAGAGCTTCAGGATCTTCCAGCAGCTCCTTGACCTTTACCAGGAAGCTTACCGCTTCGGAGCCGTCTACAATGCGGTGATCATAGGACAGCGCGATGTACATCATCGGACGGTTGACGGTTCTTTCTTCGTCCAGGGCGATAGGACGGAGCTGGATCTTGTGCATGCCGAGAATGCCGACCTGCGGGGTGTTGAGGATCGGTGTCGACATGAGCGATCCGAATACCCCGCCATTGGTGATGGTGAAGGTGCCGCCCTGCAGCTCCGGAAGGCTGAGCGTGTTGGCGCGGGCCTTGGAGGCCAGCTCGCCGATCTGCCGCTCAATTTCCGGGAAGCTCAGGCGGTCCGCGTCGCGGACAACCGGCACCACGAGGCCTTCCTTGGCAGACACGGCAATGCCGATGTCGTAGTATTTCTTGATCAGGAGATCCTCGCCGTCGATCTCAGCGTTTAGCAGCGGATAGGCTTTGAGCGCACCGATCACGGCCTTGGTGAAGAAGGACATGAAGCCGAGTCCGACATCATGCTTCTCTTTGAAGGCATCCTTGCGGCGCTTGCGGAGGTCGAGGATTGCGGTCATGTCCACCTCGTTGAAGGTGGTCAGCATCGCCGCAGTCTGCTGCGCCTCGACGAGGCGGCTCGCGATGGTCAGCCGTCTGCGCGACATGCGCTTGCGCTCGACGGCTTTGCCGTCCTCCTGCGGCGCAGAGCCCGCCGCCGCAGGCTTCGCCGGAGCCGGCCTCACTGCCGCCGGCGGAGCGCTTGGCGCAGCGGCCTCCGGCCGGGCTGCGCCGTGGTCCTTCACATCGGCCGCAGCAATCCGGCCGATAGGGTCGCGGGCGCTGACCTCGCCGAGGTCGATGCCCCGCTCCCGCGCAAGCTTGCGCGCCCCCGGCGAAGCCAGGGCCGCAGTGCCTGCCGCCGCTCCTTCCGGTGCGGCGGGAACAACCGGCGCAGCAGCGGCTGGCGCGTCGCTGCCCACAGCCGCCGCTTCCGGCTTGCCGCCGTCAGCGGCCTGCGGTGCTGCAGCGCCTGCCGTGCCGGCGCCGCTGCCGATGATGCCGATCGCTTCGCCGACGGCCACATTCTCGCCGGCCTGGCGCAGGATGGAGGAGATGACGCCGTCCTCCTCCGCACTGATCTCCAGGTTGACCTTGTCGGTCTCCAGCTCAGCCAGCACATCCCCCTGGCCGACCGTGTCGCCTTCTTTTACCAGCCACTTGTAGATGGTTCCTTCGGAAATGGATTCGCCCAAATCGGGTACTTTAATTTCGGACACAGGCCGTTACCTCCCCAAATAGAATAGTTTCATTATCGTGACACCGCCCTCTAGCGGGAAGACGGTACAGCCGCTTGTACTTGCGAATTCAATTTCAGGGCTTCTGTAACTATACGACGCTGTTCAAAAGTATGCACGTCAGCATAACCGCTGGCCGGGCTGGACCGCTCCGGACGGCCGATATACTGCACCTTGACGTTCTGCGGAGCGATGGCCCGCAGCCGGGGCTCGGCATAACTCCAGCCGCCCATGTTCTTCGGTTCTTCCTGCACCCATACGATTTCTGTAAGCGAGCCCAATGCACTCAAGTGCGCAGCCAGTTCCCGTTCAGGGAAAGGATACAGCTGCTCCAGGCGGAGGATATGCAGCCACGACCAGTCCTGGTCTTTGCCAGCCTCCAGCTCGGTCTGCAGATCCAGAGTCACCTTGCCGCTGCACACCACCAGCCGTTTGACTCCGCCGGGGTTGCCGCCGAGAAGCGGTTCTGGCAGTACAGGCTGGAATTCGCCCGAAGCCAGCTCGGCTCCGGAGGAAGTGCTGCGCGGGTTGCGGATCAGGCTCTTGGGGGCCATGATCACGAGCGGGCGGGCATCGCTCTTGCCGCACAAGGCGGCCTGGCGGCGCAGCAGGTGGAAATATTGTGCGGCGGAGCTTAGGTTCGCCACGGTCCAGTTCTCCTCTGCGGAGAGCTGCAAATACCGCTCCAGCCGCGCGCTGGAATGCTCAGGCCCCTGCCCTTCATAGCCATGCGGCAGCAGGATCGTCAGATTGCTGCGCTGCGTCCATTTGGCGCGCCCGGCAGCAATGAACTGGTCAAAGATTACCTGTGCGGCATTGGCGAAGTCGCCATACTGTGCTTCCCAGATCACGAGGGTTTCGGGTGCGAAAACATTGTAGCCGTATTCGTAGCCAAGTACCGAGGCCTCCGAGAGCGGACTGTTGTACACCCCGAAGGAAGCTTTGGCATCGCTAAGCTGGTGCAGCGGGGAGAACAATCCGCCCGTCTCGCTGTCGTGCAGCACCAGATGGCGGTGCGCAAAGGTGCCGCGCTGGGAATCCTGGCCGCTTAACCGGATCGGTGTGCCATCCTTCAGGATGGTGGCAAAGGCCAGTGTCTCGGCCAGGGCCCAGTCGATCCGTTCCCCGTCATTCAGCGCATCCTTGCGGCGCTGCAGAATCCGCTCCAGCTTCGGATAGACCTTGAAGCCGTCCGGTACTGTCAGGAGCTCGCGGTTGATTCTCTGCAGCTGTTCCAGCTGCACTGCCGTAGATTGCGGCTGGGAGGCTTCACTCTGTACCGGAACGGAGGTCTTGGTTTCACCGTTTTTGTGCTTGCCATCCTTCATCAGTTCGTAGGCTTGCTGCAGCACTTTCTCCGCTTCAAGGTTCATCTGCTTCACATCATCTGCCGTGATGATATTGTCCCGCTGCAGGCGTTCTGCATAGACCCGGTACACAGTAGGGTGGTTGCGCACTTTGCCGTATACAATCGGCTGGGTAGTCTCCGGATCGTCCATTTCATTATGGCCGTGGCGGCGGTAGCCGATCAGGTCAATGACGAAATCCTTCTTGAACTGGCTGCGGTAAGCGCTGGCCAGACGGACGGCGGCGATGCAGGCCTCCGGATCATCGGCATTCACGTGGACGATCGGAATTTCATAGCCTTTGGCCAGATCGCTGGCATAATGGGTGGAACGGGAATCTTCACTTTCAGTGGTGAATCCGATCCGGTTATTGACGATAATATGCACGGTACCGCCATTGGAATACCCTTTAAGTTTGCCGATGTTGAGCGTTTCTGCGACAATGCCTTCACCAGGAAAAGCAGCATCCCCGTGCATCAGCACAGCCATGGCCTTGTTCGTGTCGAGCTGCGGCAGTCCCGGAGAATTCCGGTCCTCTTGAGCTGCGCGGGCAAAACCTTCAACAACCGGGTTGACGAATTCCAGATGGCTCGGGTTGTTCGCCAGTGTAATGCGGGTGCGGACAGTCTCGCCTTCGCGCACGGCACGGTCTGCGCCCAGATGGTATTTCACGTCACCCGTCCAGCCGTAGTTAATGCCCATGGAGCCTTCGGAAGGGAACAGCTCCTTGTTGGGAGAATGATGAAATTCCGAGAAAATAATATCGTAGGGCTTTCCGAGAATATGAGCCAGCACATTCAGGCGTCCGCGGTGGGCCATACCCATCAGGATATGTTCCGCACCATCATGTGCGGCGGCACGGACAATCTCGTCCAGCATAGGCACCAGCGCATCATTGCCTTCCAGGCTGAAGCGTTTTTGGCCGACAAAGGTTTTATGCAGGAAGGTCTCGAACTGCTCTACCTGGATCAGGCGGTTCAGCAGCTCCTTGCGCTCGGCATTATTCAGAGGGGCCGGAGAGCTTGTGGACTCTGCCTGGCTGTTCAGCCAGCGCAGCTCCTGTTCGTCGTGCACATGCCCGAATTCGTAGGCGATAGTCTGCGTATAAGCCCGGAGCATCCGGTGAACCGCGTCCCAGGCGGTATGAACATCCGCCGGCGCATTCTCCCAGATCAGCGAGGCGGGCATAGCGATCAGGTCCTCGCGGGTGAGATCATAGGTTTCATAATCCAGCCATTTCGCCATAGGGTTATTCCCCTGCTCAAGCGGATCAATATTGGCGGCCATATGGCCATATATACGAATATTGGCGATTAGCTTGGAAGCTCTTACGGCCTTTCTCAGCCACTCGGTGCCTCCCGAAAGAGCCGGCTGCGGGGCCGGTACGGCATCCGGAGCAAGCGGAGGAGGGCCGGAAACAGTAAATAGATCACGGTAATGATGTTCTACTGAAGAGGGATCTTTAACGAATTGCTCATATTTCTCTTGAATATAGCCCAGATTGGGGCCGTGATACTTACTCCAAATGGATTCGTTATAGGGCTCTTTAACTGCCATGAATACATCCTCCTAACGGATGAACTCCACGTGGCCGCATGTGGCTTGAGCGCCCAGTGGAGCTGCGATGTTTACGGTTTCATTTCACATCTTATTGTGCTACTTTCAAGACGTGTAATCAATTCATACTTTCGGGGAATCCGTTCGCAAAACGGCATGATTCAGTCCGGAAATGATGAAGAACGGATATTGGTTGCAGAATCAGGATTTGCAGCCGGTTCAACCAGTAACAATGACCTATGTATAAACCGGAAATGTTCATCAACAGCTCCTTAAGACATATTTTTTGGACAAAGGTTAGCAAAAAAAGCTATTCTTTTGCACTACTTAGCATAAAAAATTTTCCAAATAACGACACACTTTTCGTGTAAGATCTTGTATAATGTTATTGCGGATAACGGTTTCATGGTTTCTAACCAGATCCTTTCATGTAAAGGGTCCAGTAAAGGGTAAACCTGCCGAAAGGCAGGGACACAAAGTCTCGGGTCTACTGTAGAGATGCTGCAGCTACTACGACGGCCGGACTGCCTGGGGACGCATAATTTCTAGGAGGAGATATTCTTGGATAAGTCCAACCAGGGGAATGACGGAGAACTGCTGACGGGTGATCTGGATTTAGAATGGGTGTATTTGCTGATGTCGGCCAAGAAGGCAGGGATCGAGGCGGATGAAATCCGCCGGTTTTTAAACGAAAAAACAGCATTGCAGGCGATGTAGAGGCGTTTATTATGATGGAAATACATACAGAAAAGGGCACAGCAATCATAAGCTGTGCCCTTTTCTGTATCGCTGGAGCCTGCGGACGACCGCCATTATTGATCCTTCTGCTCCAGCCGCCATTTTTGGTAATCGAGAAACTCTTTGAATTCCCTCTTGCTTATACCTGAGGCCATGGCTTCCTGAACAAGCCGGAACCATTCGCCGTCCAGGGAGGATTCATCAGCATCCGAAGGTTCGCCATAGAGCAGACTGTGGATGGAAACCTGGAGCGCGTCAGCGATTTTTTCGATAAATTGGATTGAGGGGTTGGATTGGATATTTCTTTCTACATTGCTTAAGTATGATTTCGCAACATCAGCCTTGTCCGCCAGTTCGGATAAGGACCAGCCTTTTTCCAGACGGAGATGGTGGATGCGACTTCCCATATTATCCGGCACGATTACAACGCCCCTCCGTACTTTTTGTTAAAATATAAGGATTTTACGGTTAACGCCAATAATCATCCTCATATTTCTCGCCGAAACGGGTGCCGCCCGTAAGACGCAGAGCCGTTTCCACTTGTCAGTATAACAAATTTCCTTACAACGGACAAAAATCATTGGTACAAGGGAAAACAGCCTAATCTGCTTCCGGATCCGGAATCAGGATAGGCTGCTTCAGAAAATGCAGTCCGCTATGAATTAGTAATCCTTTTTGGGGCCTTGTTTGGCTTCGAAATTCCAGGTCAGCTTCAGCTTATCCTTTTGGAAATAGTTTTGTGCTTCGCCAGTATCCACGAATTCGAACTTGACCGTAAAGCTGTCGCTGCTCTGTGCTTTGATGCCGTCAGCTTCAGTGAGAATTTGATCCCATCCGGTATTGTTGACCAGATCCGGGGTTTGACCCTTCAGGGCGTCCAGTGTAGTTTCATACACCACAACTTCCGGTGAGAGAATCGTTCCTTTATCGTTGTTCTTCAGAAATTTAACCTTGATGAATTTGCTGAGATCGACACCGTTGTTGTCGCCGAGGGTATCTGTAACCTCAGTGGTGGTTTTCAGCAGAATCGAGCCGATATCTAAGGTTCCGTCATTTTTAAGCTTAAAAGTTTTGGTTACGGTGTCGCCCGGTTTCAGGTTTTGGATATCCACGATTACGGAAGGATCGGAGTTCAGATCCAGTGTGCCTGCTGCGAAGGTAGCCGTACTTGTTGCAGTATCACTAAAGTATGCGAAGGTCCCTCCGCCAATCAAGGACAAACCGAGTGCTGCCGATGCGATGCCAAGACCCAATGTTTTTTTGATACCCATATTCGAATTCCTCCTCTGATTTGTGTAGCTGTTGATAAATGAATTATTGTATCTTCCGTTTCGTAGGCGGAAGCGGACAATCTGTTCAGGACTGTATGTCAGTTCCCGGCGGCGTTTGGGGGAGCGCGGTGTTTTTTTCTCAAGGGCGGTCAGCGCCTTCCAAGAGCTGTAGAGTGCATAGAGCAGGAGCAGCAGTCCGGGCACAATCATCAGGACCACACTGCCGGCTTTGGAGGCGGCAAAATTCATGGCATATCCTATATAAGGAACGGTGACACCGGTATACTCGGCTACAACATTCCCCGAACTGACAGGCGTCATATCGACAGCATCATTGTTATCGCCTTTTGTACGATAGACCACTTCTCCCGCAGCATTTTTTGCAGAAGCATCGACAATGCGGTGAGTGATCAGAATGTTGTCCTCGCTCATGAAGGTAATGACATCGCCCTTTTTGAAGCGGGTCATATCTCCTCCAGGCTTTAAGGCGACTATGGAGCCGGTCTGAATGCCAGGTTCCATTGAACCGGACAGCACCGTTTTGATTTCGTAGCCGAAAAGGGCAGGCTCACCCCCGAGGCTCTGGATACTACTACGGCTGCTGCCAGCACCACGAAAATCAAAACCATCACTGCGGATAATGTATGGCTGAGTATTTTTTTGATAAGCATGTCAGTTTCCACCTTTAATGAGTTATGGTTCCGAAGGCAATGCGGTCGTGTCCGGACCCGGAACCGGAGTCTCTGCTGCCTGTGGTTCTTGGTCAGGTGTATTGATCACGTCTCCATCCGGAGTTGTGATTGGGTTATCGGCGGCTGGTGCCGGAGTGGTGCTGGCTGCAGGTTCTCCAGAAGCTCCGGCATGTATTGCCTCAGGCTCAGGAATGGCTTCCGGTGAGGCTTCCGGTGTGGCTATAGGAGTTGGTTTAGGTGCAGCTTCCGGTGTGCTCGCAGGTGTGGCCCCAGGTGAGGCTTGCGGTGTGGCTTTTGGTTCGGCCTGGGCTTTCTCTTCCATTTCCTTTTGCTGCTTCTCATGGCCGAGTTTTGCTTCTTCATCCTTTTTGGCCTTTTCCAAGGCTTCCTGACGGGCTTTCTCAAGCTCTTCCAGCCGCTTGCTCCGGGTCTGGCTGAGAAGCTGCTGCTGGAGCTGAAGCCCTGATATATCTGCGGTTACTGCCTCCCTGGCACTGTTCAGCTCGGTCTCCAACTGCCCGTAGGATGAAATCAGCTCATTGGACAAATCTCCCGGAGGCTGGATAAATGGAGTCAGGATCGGTAAGGACTGCAGGGGTTCTTCCGCATTAAAATGAAGTTGGTTGTAAACAGCTTCGTTAACCGTTGACGGGGATGGAGCCGCGTTGATCTGAATAGCCCTCAGGTAGCTGACAGTTCCGGTTATGGAAGCACTGAAGGATTCGGAGAGCACGCCGCCTTGGCTTACACTGCTCTGCAGCTCGTTAAAGAATTGCTCATCCTTGATTTCCAGACAATTTGGATCCAGATCGATCATATATCCTCCAATCTGCACCAGGACTGCAGCCGCCGCACTGATCTCTGCATGAATTCCATTCCAAATCTCGTTGTTAGCCGCCGTTTGCTCATTGATGGCGTTCAGATCTGACTGAAGCTCCGCCATCTGTCTTGAAATCTCCTGTTCTGCTATCTCAAGCTCCTCCAAAGACATGGACTCCACTCCGGAAATGCCCGGAACGCCTGCTTGTGGAGTGTAACTTTTCAAAGATGCCTTTAGAGCTGCAGCCGCATTGAGATGATCTTTCAGCTCATTGAGCAGCTGCTTGACGGATTCGGGGAATACCTTGCAAAAGCCAATGGTACCCGCTGTCTCTGCGGTACTGCTAAACCCTCCGTAAGTACTGCCTATCTGGCCGGAGGTGTACAGGAGCAGAACGGATACGGCCACTCCGGATTGCAGGATGCGAAGACCTTTTTTATGGTTTTTTCGTTTACGCCGTTTGGCGGATCTGGGGTACAGAGGCGGGGCCCCCTCTCATAGCTTCCTAAGAATCATATTCGTTATATTCGTTCTTAATTAAGAACGATTTCGTAAGGAAATCATACACTGCCGACCAGAGAAAAGAAAAATGCTAATTTCGTCTAAATGTTCGCAATAAAGATCATATATTATTGGTTATCTGCGGATATCTGGTAATATCGCTGTTTTTTAAAAAAATGTTCTTGATTAAGAATGAGGGAGAAGAGAGGAGGTCTGTCTGATGAGGAACATCTGGAGGGCGCAGGGGGAGGAATGGAATCAGGGAGAGGCAGGGGGCCGGAGGCCGACAGGGCCAAATGAGAGGTAAAAGTACCTTTGATTTGGCCAGAAATGGGCGGCAGGGCCGAAAGAGAGACATAAGTCGCTTTAAGTAGCCGGACCATTGATGGAGCCGCGCAAATGCTTGACATCGCGGATGGGCGGGAGTCCAAACATGCGGGCGTATTCCCGGCTGAACTGGGAGGGGCTCTCGTAACCGACGCG encodes the following:
- a CDS encoding TasA family protein, coding for MGIKKTLGLGIASAALGLSLIGGGTFAYFSDTATSTATFAAGTLDLNSDPSVIVDIQNLKPGDTVTKTFKLKNDGTLDIGSILLKTTTEVTDTLGDNNGVDLSKFIKVKFLKNNDKGTILSPEVVVYETTLDALKGQTPDLVNNTGWDQILTEADGIKAQSSDSFTVKFEFVDTGEAQNYFQKDKLKLTWNFEAKQGPKKDY
- a CDS encoding helix-turn-helix domain-containing protein, with the translated sequence MGSRIHHLRLEKGWSLSELADKADVAKSYLSNVERNIQSNPSIQFIEKIADALQVSIHSLLYGEPSDADESSLDGEWFRLVQEAMASGISKREFKEFLDYQKWRLEQKDQ
- a CDS encoding anti-repressor SinI family protein → MDKSNQGNDGELLTGDLDLEWVYLLMSAKKAGIEADEIRRFLNEKTALQAM
- the odhB gene encoding 2-oxoglutarate dehydrogenase complex dihydrolipoyllysine-residue succinyltransferase; amino-acid sequence: MSEIKVPDLGESISEGTIYKWLVKEGDTVGQGDVLAELETDKVNLEISAEEDGVISSILRQAGENVAVGEAIGIIGSGAGTAGAAAPQAADGGKPEAAAVGSDAPAAAAPVVPAAPEGAAAGTAALASPGARKLARERGIDLGEVSARDPIGRIAAADVKDHGAARPEAAAPSAPPAAVRPAPAKPAAAGSAPQEDGKAVERKRMSRRRLTIASRLVEAQQTAAMLTTFNEVDMTAILDLRKRRKDAFKEKHDVGLGFMSFFTKAVIGALKAYPLLNAEIDGEDLLIKKYYDIGIAVSAKEGLVVPVVRDADRLSFPEIERQIGELASKARANTLSLPELQGGTFTITNGGVFGSLMSTPILNTPQVGILGMHKIQLRPIALDEERTVNRPMMYIALSYDHRIVDGSEAVSFLVKVKELLEDPEALLLEG
- a CDS encoding MerR family transcriptional regulator; the protein is MDITTQDIPETVTSISQAAELTGLTEDTIRYYERIGLLPYADRKPNGHRQYSKDQILGIRFLLRLKATGMTLEEMRHYLELTHQGDSTLSERYTLLEAHNDQIAREIAKLQETQEVIRYKLRHFRELAENPNTDSYDCEVPGDSGQ
- a CDS encoding 2-oxoglutarate dehydrogenase E1 component, which produces MAVKEPYNESIWSKYHGPNLGYIQEKYEQFVKDPSSVEHHYRDLFTVSGPPPLAPDAVPAPQPALSGGTEWLRKAVRASKLIANIRIYGHMAANIDPLEQGNNPMAKWLDYETYDLTREDLIAMPASLIWENAPADVHTAWDAVHRMLRAYTQTIAYEFGHVHDEQELRWLNSQAESTSSPAPLNNAERKELLNRLIQVEQFETFLHKTFVGQKRFSLEGNDALVPMLDEIVRAAAHDGAEHILMGMAHRGRLNVLAHILGKPYDIIFSEFHHSPNKELFPSEGSMGINYGWTGDVKYHLGADRAVREGETVRTRITLANNPSHLEFVNPVVEGFARAAQEDRNSPGLPQLDTNKAMAVLMHGDAAFPGEGIVAETLNIGKLKGYSNGGTVHIIVNNRIGFTTESEDSRSTHYASDLAKGYEIPIVHVNADDPEACIAAVRLASAYRSQFKKDFVIDLIGYRRHGHNEMDDPETTQPIVYGKVRNHPTVYRVYAERLQRDNIITADDVKQMNLEAEKVLQQAYELMKDGKHKNGETKTSVPVQSEASQPQSTAVQLEQLQRINRELLTVPDGFKVYPKLERILQRRKDALNDGERIDWALAETLAFATILKDGTPIRLSGQDSQRGTFAHRHLVLHDSETGGLFSPLHQLSDAKASFGVYNSPLSEASVLGYEYGYNVFAPETLVIWEAQYGDFANAAQVIFDQFIAAGRAKWTQRSNLTILLPHGYEGQGPEHSSARLERYLQLSAEENWTVANLSSAAQYFHLLRRQAALCGKSDARPLVIMAPKSLIRNPRSTSSGAELASGEFQPVLPEPLLGGNPGGVKRLVVCSGKVTLDLQTELEAGKDQDWSWLHILRLEQLYPFPERELAAHLSALGSLTEIVWVQEEPKNMGGWSYAEPRLRAIAPQNVKVQYIGRPERSSPASGYADVHTFEQRRIVTEALKLNSQVQAAVPSSR
- a CDS encoding SDR family oxidoreductase yields the protein MTQPTTILITGANKGIGYETARQLGVLGHRILIGSRDERRGGEAAAALEKEGISAHFVQLDLQDQNSIAAASQTIAKDYSCLDVLINNAGISLGGGAAPSQLPMNDLRATFETNFFGTIAVTKAMLPLLLQSPAGRIVNMSSGLGSLTFNSDPDHEHVQFNLLAYNSSKAAVNMATVAFAKEFKDTALKINSADPGFTATDLNGFTGQRTVQQGAGIAVRLATLDADGPTGGFFDENGEVPW